Proteins from one Panthera leo isolate Ple1 chromosome D1, P.leo_Ple1_pat1.1, whole genome shotgun sequence genomic window:
- the PDE2A gene encoding cGMP-dependent 3',5'-cyclic phosphodiesterase isoform X3, with the protein MRRQPAAGWDLLAQKPVPPESRDAGLEDALLSLGSVIHIAGFQRAVKEALSAVLPKVETVYTYLLDGESRLVCEDPPHELPQEGKVREAVISRKRLGCNGLGPSDLPGKPLARLMAPLAPDTQVLVMPLVDKEAGAVAAVILVHCGQLSDSEEWSLQAVEKHALVALRRVQALQPRGPGAASAAVRNPPAGVANPPAGVAGDQKGGVAHTDQDQKILQLCGELYDLDASSLQLKVLQYLQQETQASRCCLLLVSEDNLQLSCKVIGDKVLEEETSFPLTTGRLGQVVEDKKSIQLKDLTSEDVQQLQSMLGCELQAMLCVPVISRATDQVVALACAFNKLGGDLFTDQDEHVIQHCFHYTSTVLTSTLAFQKEQKLKCECQALLQVAKNLFTHLDDVSVLLQEIITEARNLSNAEICSVFLLDQNELVAKVFDGGVVDDESYEIRIPADQGIAGHVATTGQILNIPDAYAHPLFYRGVDDSTGFRTRNILCFPIKNENQEVIGVAELVNKINGPWFSKFDEDLATAFSIYCGISIAHSLLYKKVNEAQYRSHLANEMMMYHMKVSDDEYTKLLHDGIQPVAAIDSNFASFTYTPRSLPEDDTSMAILSMLQDMNFINNYKIDCPTLARFCLMVKKGYRDPPYHNWMHAFSVSHFCYLLYKNLELTNYLEDIEIFALFISCMCHDLDHRGTNNSFQVASKSVLAALYSSEGSVMERHHFAQAIAILNTHGCNIFDHFSRKDYQRMLDLMRDIILATDLAHHLRIFKDLQKMAEVGYDRTNKQHHSLLLCLLMTSCDLSDQTKGWKTTRKIAELIYKEFFSQGDLEKAMGNRPMEMMDREKAYIPELQISFMEHIAMPIYKLLQDLFPKAAELYERVASNREHWTKVSHKFTIRGLPSNNSLDFLDEEYEVPQLDGTGAPVNGCFSLDAE; encoded by the exons AGAGGCTGTGATCTCCCGGAAGCGGTTGGGCTGCAATGGACTGGGCCCCTCGGACCTGCCGGGGAAGCCGTTGGCCAGACTGATGGCCCCACTGGCTCCTGATACCCAAG TGCTGGTCATGCCGCTGGTGGACAAGGAGGCTGGGGCTGTGGCAGCCGTCATCTTG GTGCACTGTGGCCAGCTGAGTGACAGTGAAGAGTGGAGCCTGCAAGCCGTGGAGAAGCAT GCTCTGGTGGCCCTGCGAAGGGTGCAGGCTCTGCAGCCCCGGGGGCCTGGCGCCGCCTCGGCAGCAGTCCGGAACCCCCCGGCGGGGGTGGCGAACCCCCCGGCGGGGGTGGCGGGAGACCAGAAGGGCGGTGTGGCTCACACCGACCAGGACCAAAAGATCCTGCAGCTGTGCG GGGAACTCTACGACCTGGATGCCTCGTCCCTCCAGCTCAAAGTCCTCCAATAC CTGCAGCAGGAGACCCAGGCATCCCGCTGCTGCCTCCTGCTGGTGTCCGAGGATAATCTCCAGCTTTCCTGCAAG GTCATCGGAGATAAAGTGCTGGAGGAAGAAACCAGCTTTCCG TTGACGACAGGACGCCTGGGCCAGGTGGTGGAAGATAAGAAGTCTATCCAGCTGAAGGATCTCACCTCT GAGGATGTACAACAGCTGCAAAGCATGTTGGGCTGTGAGCTGCAGGCAATGCTCTGCGTTCCTGTCATCAGCCGGGCCACTGACCAGGTGGTGGCCTTGGCCTGCGCCTTCAACAAGCTCGGAGGAGACTT gtTCACGGACCAGGATGAGCATGTGATCCAGCACTGCTTCCACTACACTAGCACGGTGCTCACCAGCACCCTGGCCTTCCAGAAAGAGCAAAAGCTCAAGTGTGAGTGCCAG GCTCTTCTCCAAGTGGCAAAGAACCTCTTCACTCACCTGG ATGATGTCTCTGTCCTGCTCCAGGAGATCATCACAGAGGCCAGAAACCTCAGCAATGCTGAGAT CTGCTCCGTGTTCCTGCTGGATCAGAATGAGCTGGTGGCCAAGGTGTTCGACGGGGGCGTGGTGGATGACGAG AGCTACGAGATCCGCATCCCGGCTGACCAGGGCATTGCGGGCCACGTGGCAACCACCGGCCAGATCCTGAACATCCCGGACGCGTACGCGCATCCGCTTTTCTACCGTGGTGTGGACGACAGCACCGGCTTCCGCACGCGCAACATCCTCTGCTTTCCCATCAAGAACGAGAACCAGG AGGTCATCGGTGTGGCCGAGCTGGTGAACAAGATTAACGGACCATGGTTCAGCAAGTTCGACGAGGACTTGGCAACCGCCTTCTCCATCTACTGTGGCATCAGCATAGCccat tCCCTCCTATACAAGAAAGTGAATGAGGCCCAGTATCGCAGCCACCTAGCCAATGAGATGATGATGTACCACATGAAG GTCTCTGATGATGAATACACCAAACTTCTCCATGATGGGATCCAGCCTGTGGCTGCCATTGACTCCAACTTTGCCAGTTTCACCTAtacccctcgctctctgcccgaGGATGACACTTCCATG GCCATCCTGAGCATGCTGCAGGACATGAATTTCATCAATAACTACAAAATTGACTGCCCAACTCTGGCCCG GTTCTGTTTGATGGTGAAGAAGGGCTACCGGGATCCCCCCTACCACAACTGGATGCATGCCTTTTCTGTCTCCCACTTCTGCTACCTGCTCTACAAGAATCTGGAGCTTACCAACTACCTCGA GGACATCGAGATCTTCGCCTTGTTTATTTCCTGCATGTGTCATGACCTGGACCACAGAGGCACAAACAATTCCTTCCAGGTGGCCTCG AAATCTGTGCTGGCTGCTCTCTACAGCTCCGAGGGCTCTGTCATGGAG AGGCACCACTTCGCTCAGGCCATCGCCATCCTCAACACCCATGGTTGCAACATCTTTGACCACTTCTCCCGGAAG GACTATCAGCGTATGCTGGACCTGATGCGGGACATCATCTTGGCCACCGATCTGGCCCACCACCTCCGCATCTTCAAGGACCTCCAGAAGATGGCCGAAG TGGGTTATGACCGAACGAACAAGCAACACCAtagcctcctcctctgcctccttatGACCTCCTGTGACCTCTCTGACCAGACCAAGGGCTGGAAGACTACGAGGAAGATCGCA GAGCTGATCTACAAAGAGTTCTTCTCCCAGGGAGACTTG GAGAAAGCCATGGGCAACAGACCGATGGAGATGATGGACCGGGAGAAGGCCTACATCCCTGAGCTGCAGATCAGCTTTATGGAGCATATCGCGATGCCTATTTACAA GCTGCTGCAGGACCTGTTCCCCAAGGCGGCAGAGCTATATGAACGTGTGGCCTCTAACCGTGAGCACTGGACCAAAGTGTCTCACAAATTCACCATCCGCGGCCTCCCGAGCAACAACTCGCTGGACTTCCTGGATGAGGAGTACGAGGTGCCTCAGCTGGATGGCACTGGGGCCCCTGTCAATGGCTGTTTCAGCCTTGATGCTgagtga